The DNA region AGAGAGGCAACCAATGCCTTTCTAAAACTATCTACTGATGGAAACGGAATTAAAAACACATGTAATGATATCCCATGAATATTTTCCTCAACTATTCTTTTTTTATGCTATCTCTCCAAGTATCAATCTTGCTGCTAAACGAATCAGCCAATCCATTAATATTCAACTTATTGGGTTCAGATGGATAATCATCAATATCAAAACCTACCAAACAAATCCCTCGATATTCTAATTTATTAAATTCAGGCTCATCAGGATCCAAGAATTTTTTTAAGGCAATTTCTAGTTTAGGATCATCAACATTCATAAAGTCGCTGAGTAGTTGAATATCTCTTTCCTCCGCACTGCCACTACCAAATGAACTAGTAATCAAAGGAGATATGCTCTTCATGCATTTATAAATCGCCTGAGTTAAATCAGAATATAACTTTGACTCCCCCCAATACAAACACAATTTCTGGCTCTGATTGTCAACGCCTATATGTACGCCGTCTGCACCGTGGTAATGCATTTCTGGATTTGTTTTAAGGTTCATTTTGCAAATTATTTGTGGGAGTTTTAGGAATTTCTCCGCAAATAAGAACAGTATTAACTCCCCACCCTCACCACTATTTGAAAGGCTGGTAAACAATCCCATAGCCTGCATAAATAATTTAGTAATTTTAAGGGTTGATCCTGTATCACGCTGATATTGCATCGCCTCATTTATCTTTTTACGAGGAATTGAGTAGTCGATCACTTTCCCAACTAGAAATTGAATAAGTGCATTGATTTTGGGGCGTCCATTTCCATCTAAATTGATACAATGAAAGTGGCAGGATGCAGAAGTTCCCTCAATCAAATAATCTGATTTAATTTCATGAAAGTAGCTATAAATCGTATCGCCATCATCCCTTAACAACTTCT from Citrobacter amalonaticus Y19 includes:
- a CDS encoding DUF1837 domain-containing protein, whose amino-acid sequence is MDALQTALEKLLRDDGDTIYSYFHEIKSDYLIEGTSASCHFHCINLDGNGRPKINALIQFLVGKVIDYSIPRKKINEAMQYQRDTGSTLKITKLFMQAMGLFTSLSNSGEGGELILFLFAEKFLKLPQIICKMNLKTNPEMHYHGADGVHIGVDNQSQKLCLYWGESKLYSDLTQAIYKCMKSISPLITSSFGSGSAEERDIQLLSDFMNVDDPKLEIALKKFLDPDEPEFNKLEYRGICLVGFDIDDYPSEPNKLNINGLADSFSSKIDTWRDSIKKE